Proteins found in one Phytohabitans houttuyneae genomic segment:
- a CDS encoding DUF2630 family protein, with the protein MEDTTILSEIHKLVEEEHRLRSQVQKGELSSDDERGRLRAVEESLDQCWDLLRQRRAAREAGQDPEGAQARPKSEVEGYLQ; encoded by the coding sequence ATGGAAGACACCACGATCCTGTCCGAGATCCACAAGCTGGTCGAGGAGGAGCACCGGCTCCGCTCCCAGGTGCAGAAGGGCGAGCTCTCGTCCGACGACGAGCGGGGGCGGCTGCGCGCGGTCGAGGAGTCGCTCGACCAGTGCTGGGACCTGCTGCGCCAGCGCCGTGCCGCGCGCGAGGCGGGCCAGGACCCCGAGGGCGCGCAGGCCCGCCCGAAGTCCGAAGTGGAGGGTTACCTCCAGTAG
- a CDS encoding HAD family hydrolase, whose amino-acid sequence MPLLLLDLDNTLLDRAGTFRAWAQDFLAEIGAPAEDLQWLLSIDADGLTDRWDVADAIRDRYRLRVSSIDLVDELTEGLVERLTLDPLVACALRIADDSGWVPVVVTNGTVRQQDIKIRRTGLDRYVADWVISEDAGVSKPNPRIFAMAAQRVRMRLQGAWVVGDSPEADIGGAAAMGLPSVWLHRGRGWMESRFRPTRTAEGIIPAVATVLSAAGVARYA is encoded by the coding sequence GTGCCCCTCCTGCTCCTCGATCTCGACAACACCCTGCTCGATCGGGCAGGGACGTTTCGCGCGTGGGCACAGGACTTTCTGGCGGAGATCGGCGCTCCCGCGGAAGACCTGCAGTGGTTGCTGTCCATCGACGCCGACGGTTTGACCGACCGCTGGGACGTGGCCGACGCGATCCGCGACCGGTACCGGTTGCGCGTCTCCTCGATCGACCTTGTCGACGAGCTCACCGAGGGCCTCGTGGAGCGCCTCACGCTCGACCCGCTCGTCGCCTGCGCGCTGCGGATCGCCGACGACTCGGGCTGGGTGCCCGTCGTGGTGACAAACGGGACGGTCCGCCAGCAGGACATCAAGATCCGGCGCACCGGCCTCGACCGCTACGTGGCCGACTGGGTCATCTCCGAGGACGCCGGCGTGAGCAAACCCAACCCCCGCATCTTCGCGATGGCCGCCCAGCGCGTGCGCATGCGCCTGCAGGGCGCGTGGGTCGTCGGCGACAGCCCCGAGGCCGACATCGGCGGCGCAGCCGCGATGGGCCTGCCGAGCGTGTGGCTGCACCGCGGCCGCGGGTGGATGGAGTCCCGCTTCCGCCCCACGCGCACGGCGGAGGGCATCATCCCCGCGGTGGCGACGGTGCTGTCCGCGGCCGGCGTCGCCCGATACGCCTAG